The genomic interval AGGACGTCGGCGCAGCTCAGGAAGGGAGCACCCAAGAAGCCACCAATTTGCATCAGGGCGTTGATCGTGGAGATGATGACACCAGCGTTGCCGAACCCGTAGAAGTCGTGCCATCGGTCGTTGGAGTTGATTCCGCTGATGACACCCCAGTCGATACCGAAACTATTCACAGAATGATCAGCACCATCATCCCTTTACCTCCGTCAAAGACAAACAGGATCCGTTGTTTTCTTACCCTGCTTGGTTGCAGCCCATCACGAGCATGTATCCAAAGATGTAAAGGCCGGTCTTGGACTTCAGTGTAAGGGCCTCAGCTGACTTACGCATCATGTCAGCCTCTGAGATGCGGGTTGCCGCAACTTCTTCGACGGCAACACCAATCTTATTCGCCTGGGCGACATCGTCGTGAAAGATGACCGTGTGGTCAACATCTTCTCGAGGCGCCATGATTGGCTAGACGGTCTTGCTTTGGCGCAGAAGACCGCTTCGTGAAGTCTCGTCAGGTGAGGATCGAGGCAAATGGAAACGCGGGTGAAGAAACGAGAAGCCCGAGTCTCTGGGACCGTAGGATCTCAGGTTGCAGCGGTGCCTCGGcggatatatagaggttccCCAACCTCAGCTCTGGGAGCGGGAAGACACGACCAGAAGGGCTGCTTTCATCCTGCACTGCTACCCTTCTAGTGCAACACGGAATGGCCTTCCGATAGCTGGGTCTCGAACCCTGAAGAGGGATGCGATCCCCAGACTCTCAGACGTTCCAACTGGCCATGTGGTTCACATGAGATGCTCCTTGCAGCACGAACCAGTCCAAATCCACTGCCGATTCCCCTTCCTTCGCCTCTAGAGCAGCCTCTGTATTTCCCTTAGATCCACTCAACAGCTCAGACAGCATCGGCTTTGTCTGATGATGATTGGCCGGGGCGGTTGTAAACATGCAGTTGGATCAGACAGGCATCACATCCCTCCGGAATGAGCATATTCGGTCTGCTTTCACCCGTGATGATTGGCTCGAGGCAAACGGCCGGCCGGCTACCCCACACTCCCCGAGCCAATTTTCCTCAAATGATACGACGCCGAGGCTTCTACCCCAGTCCATCGTGGGTTGTCTGGGGTTAAAGTCGCCTAGGGCCGCCCGGCTCTCATCGTCTTTGAAAGAGGGCTTTTGGACGGCCAAAACAGATTCTGATCACCAGCTCATCAGAGTTTTGTCTCTTCCCCAACCCCGTTTGTCTTGGAAGTTTGCAGTCCAGACTAGACCAGAACGTCTCTCGAAGTAGTCCAATCCGGGCACCGGCATACCGGCACGTCGTTCCCAGGCAAAATGCCCCCCGTTCATGGTCCAGAAAGCTTCGGCTCCGGCTCCGGCGAGGGCCGATCTCCCAGTTCCTCGCGTCTCCACTACCAGTCCCCCGCCTCCGAATGGTCTGAAGCTCTACCAATCGGCAACGGGCGGCTGGGTGCCATGGTCTATGGGCGAACTGATACCGAGCTCTTGCAGTTGAATGAGGACTCGGTGTGGTACGGCGGGCCGCAGGATAGGACACCGAAGGACGCCCTCCGCCACTTGCCGACACTCCGACAGCTCATCCGAGATGAAAAGCACGCCGAGGCCGAGTCTCTCGTGCGAGAGGCCTTCTTCGCGACGCCCGCCAGCATGCGATACTATGAACCGCTGGGCACTTGCACCATTGAATTCTGTCACGCCACTGAGGATGTCACGGACTACCGCCGATACTTGTGTCTGGAAACCGCGCAGATGACTGTCGAATATCGATGTCGTGGTGTCTCTTACCGTCGAGACACCATTGCCAGCTTCCCAGATAATATTTTGGCGTTTAGGATCACGGCATCGGAGGCCGCTCGATTCGTCATTCGACTGAACCGAGTCAGCGAGATTGAGTGGGAGACCAACGAGTTCCTCGACAGCATCGACGCAGTGGACGGGCAGATTACACTGAGTGCGACGCCTGGCGGACGGAATAGCAATCGATTGTCTATTATTCTCAAGGTTTCTTGCGATGACGCTGCAGGATCCGTAGAGACTGTCGGTAACTGTGTCGTGGTGACCTCTTCAGCGTGTACGATTGCCATTGGTGCTCAGACGACCTACCGAGAGAACGAACCCGAAGAAGCCGCTAGGGATGATGTCCTCAAGGCACTGAAAACCCCGTGGGCCACACTGGTTGAACGTCATCAGGTGGACTATCGGAACCTCTTTGGTAGAACGACGCTTCGTATGTGGCCTGATGCCGACCATCTCCCAACAGATCAGCGAATCAAACAGAACCGAGATCCCGGGCTGATTGCTCTATATCAGAATTACGGTAGGTATTTGCTCATTTCGGCAAGCCGAGACTCTGTCAAGGCGCTGCCTGCGACGCTGCAAGGCATCTGGAACCCTTCTTTTGCTCCACCTTGGGGATGCAAGTATACCATCAACATCAACCTCCAGATGAACTATTGGCCGGCCGGACCGTGTAACTTGACCGAATGTTCTGTTCCGATGCTCGACTTGCTAGAGCGCATGGCAGAGCGAGGGAAAAAGACGGCAAAGACCATGTACGGCTGTGGAGGATGGTGTGCGCATCACAACACTGATATCTGGGCAGATACAGACCCCCAAGACCGATGGATGCCCTCTACTATCTGGCCTCTCGGGGGTGTCTGGGTTTGTATCGACATATTTGAGATTTTGCAGTACCAGTATGACGAGATCCTTCACAGGCGAGCCGCAACTGTCTTGGAGGGTTGTATCGTTTTTCTTCTCGACTTTCTAGTGCCATCAGCTTGCGGCACATACTTGGTAACGAACCCATCGCTATCACCCGAGAACACCTTCATCTCTGATTCAGGCGATGCTGGTATTCTCTGCGAAGGTTCCGCCATCGACATGACTATTGTTCGAATAGCCTTTGAGAGATATCTTTGGAGTACTGATAAACTGCGCGTTAACAGCCAGTTGCGAATCAAGGTGATAGAGGCCCTCGGCAGGGTGCCCGAGTTGTCTGTCAACGCCGACGGCTTGATACAAGAGTGGGGAGTAAAGGACTACAAAGAGCTTGAGCCGGGCCATCGACATGTCTCCCACTTGTTTGGGTTGTACCCGGGAGAAAGCATCAGCCCTGGGAGATCTCCAGAACTAGCGACTGCTGCAAAAAGAGTACTGGAACGAAGAGCAGCGCATGGAGGTGGGCACACGGGGTGGAGCAGGGCTTGGTTACTCAATCTCCATGCTCGCCTCCTGGATGCCGAAGGCTGCGGTCAGCATATGGATATGCTGCTTAAGAGCTCGACGTTGCCAAACATGCTCGATAATCACCCGCCGTTCCAGATTGACGGCAACTTTGGTGGGTGTGCCGGCATCCTCGAGTGCTTGGTTCAGTCCAGTGTCTCGCAAGATACCACAGAGAAACATGTAGTCGAGATTCGACTTCTCCCGTCATGTCCCATAAGCTGGCCCGATGGTGAGCTTTCACGGGTTCGAACTAAGGGTGGATGGCTCGTGACGTTGGAATGGCAGAGCAGCAGTATCAAAGAGCCGGTATTGGTGGAATACCCTAGTGCTGAAAATGCTGAGGCTCAAGTTGTTTTCCCCGATGGTTCTCGGACTATTGTGTGTGGCGGTGCGCCATTGTCCAAGCAATATGTAGAGCGCCAAGGATATCCGTAGAAAGGCTAGAATTGTTGATGATCCCAGCCACTTTCATCAATAGACGGACGGCAGAGCTTCGAAGCTTTTTGAGGTTGCTCATGATTCTACAAGCAATCTTCTCATTCATCGTCAGCTCAATTTCGATTTGCCGCGCATGCGAATACACATGATAAGTCTGTTGCTGCGTATTTTTTCAGAATACGGACGCTCGTCCCGAAAGATTTGCGGAGTTTGGCCTTGAGGAGAATTCGGGTGAAGATGATAGATTGGCAAGACAACAACACATGGACCCCTCA from Colletotrichum lupini chromosome 2, complete sequence carries:
- a CDS encoding alpha-L-fucosidase; the encoded protein is MPPVHGPESFGSGSGEGRSPSSSRLHYQSPASEWSEALPIGNGRLGAMVYGRTDTELLQLNEDSVWYGGPQDRTPKDALRHLPTLRQLIRDEKHAEAESLVREAFFATPASMRYYEPLGTCTIEFCHATEDVTDYRRYLCLETAQMTVEYRCRGVSYRRDTIASFPDNILAFRITASEAARFVIRLNRVSEIEWETNEFLDSIDAVDGQITLSATPGGRNSNRLSIILKVSCDDAAGSVETVGNCVVVTSSACTIAIGAQTTYRENEPEEAARDDVLKALKTPWATLVERHQVDYRNLFGRTTLRMWPDADHLPTDQRIKQNRDPGLIALYQNYGRYLLISASRDSVKALPATLQGIWNPSFAPPWGCKYTININLQMNYWPAGPCNLTECSVPMLDLLERMAERGKKTAKTMYGCGGWCAHHNTDIWADTDPQDRWMPSTIWPLGGVWVCIDIFEILQYQYDEILHRRAATVLEGCIVFLLDFLVPSACGTYLVTNPSLSPENTFISDSGDAGILCEGSAIDMTIVRIAFERYLWSTDKLRVNSQLRIKVIEALGRVPELSVNADGLIQEWGVKDYKELEPGHRHVSHLFGLYPGESISPGRSPELATAAKRVLERRAAHGGGHTGWSRAWLLNLHARLLDAEGCGQHMDMLLKSSTLPNMLDNHPPFQIDGNFGGCAGILECLVQSSVSQDTTEKHVVEIRLLPSCPISWPDGELSRVRTKGGWLVTLEWQSSSIKEPVLVEYPSAENAEAQVVFPDGSRTIVCGGAPLSKQYVERQGYP